A single genomic interval of Malania oleifera isolate guangnan ecotype guangnan chromosome 13, ASM2987363v1, whole genome shotgun sequence harbors:
- the LOC131145666 gene encoding receptor-like protein EIX1, translated as MRYPAAVLGIVLTLISWDGVYSNATRCRAEEREALLEFKQFLTDPSNRLSSWVGDGCCRWTGVHCHNTTGHVIHLNLSNPLPYPIDDDDDYDLYNYDYESHLAAYKRSRWGGNISGSLLQLKHLEHLDLSRNYFRGLQIPQLFGSLTTLAYLKLSSAGFIGPIPPQLGNLSSLLYLDIGGNDYLYVTDDVRWISHLSSIEFLDMSSVNLSRASNIWLQMMNMLPSLSTLLLSDCSLGDHLPLSHVNFSSLVSLDLSDNNFMNSSTLGWLSSLTSLALLHLSSSYFTKGSIPIYLQNMSTTLQSLDLSNCRLNSTTPNWLSSLSSIVSLDLSNNQIPGLLPAPLRNLTTLRFLNLAENQFNSAIPEWLYDMTSLQILDLSDNNFQGSISGAINNLTSLTELQLSGNDFEGGIPTSLGNLCSLRVLDLSRNNLSGDISEFFGDHSSDSSQWPNHLGEFKSLSILKISFNSISGPIPVSIGKLSSLMRLDISSNLLNGSIPESLGSLSKLERVDFSNNSFEGTISKVHFANLTRLEYFAAGLNRLTLKISHNWIPPFQLRQICMSSRDGGPQLFPVWLQTQNKLQYLFLSNASISGVIPTNWLSNMSRLLYVDLSQNQIQGSLPPIPATVKYFDLSNNRLNGSLAPSLCNQMGDEESKLLSLALSKNFLSGEIPDCWVNWKNLRVLRLDSNNLVGKIPSSMGILTSLASLHLRKNKLSENLPPPLKNCHDLQVLDLSENNFFGKIPFWMGKSLSNLESLLFV; from the coding sequence ATGAGATACCCAGCTGCAGTTTTGGGGATTGTTTTGACATTGATTTCTTGGGATGGAGTATATTCAAATGCCACCCGTTGTAGGGCAGAGGAGAGAGAAGCCCTTCTGGAGTTTAAGCAATTTCTCACCGATCCTTCCAACCGCCTCTCTTCCTGGGTTGGTGATGGTTGTTGTAGGTGGACAGGAGTTCACTGCCACAACACCACTGGTCATGTCATCCATCTCAACCTCTCCAATCCGTTGCCATACCctattgatgatgatgatgattatgatcTCTACAATTATGATTATGAATCTCATCTTGCTGCGTACAAGAGGTCCCGTTGGGGTGGGAACATAAGCGGCTCTTTGCTGCAATTGAAACATCTTGAGCATCTGGACTTGAGTCGCAATTATTTTCGAGGACTTCAGATTCCACAGCTCTTTGGTTCCCTCACCACTCTCGCTTATCTGAAGTTGTCTTCTGCGGGATTTATCGGCCCCATTCCTCCTCAACTTGGGAATCTTTCAAGCTTGCTTTATCTTGATATTGGCGGGAATGATTATTTGTACGTTACAGATGATGTAAGATGGATTTCTCATCTCTCCTCAATTGAATTCCTTGACATGAGCTCTGTCAATCTTAGCCGGGCATCTAATATTTGGCTTCAGATGATGAACATGCTCCCTTCCTTGTCCACGCTACTCTTGTCTGACTGTTCCCTCGGTGACCATCTTCCTCTTTCTCATGTCAATTTTTCTTCCCTTGTCTCTCTTGATCTCTCCGATAACAATTTCATGAATTCTTCGACATTAGGATGGCTCTCCAGTCTCACTTCTCTTGCTTTACTCCATCTGAGCAGCAGCTATTTTACAAAGGGTTCAATTCCAATATATCTTCAGAACATGTCCACTACTCTTCAATCCCTAGACCTTTCTAATTGCCGTTTGAACTCTACCACACCCAACTGGCTTTCTAGTCTCTCTTCTATTGTTTCGCTTGATCTGAGTAATAACCAAATTCCTGGTTTGCTTCCCGCCCCTCTACGGAACCTAACTACTCTTCGGTTCCTTAATCTCGCTGAGAACCAATTCAACTCTGCAATACCAGAGTGGTTGTATGACATGACCAGCCTCCAAATTCTCGATCTTTCAGACAATAATTTTCAAGGATCAATTTCAGGTGCTATTAACAACCTTACATCACTCACAGAACTCCAGTTATCTGGCAATGACTTTGAAGGAGGGATTCCAACATCCTTGGGAAACCTCTGCAGTTTGAGAGTTTTAGATTTGTCCAGGAACAACCTCAGTGGAGATATTTCTGAATTTTTCGGAGATCATTCATCTGATTCGAGCCAATGGCCCAATCATTTGGGAGAATTTAAAAGTTTGTCCATTCTTAAGATTTCATTCAACTCCATTTCAGGGCCAATTCCTGTGTCAATAGGGAAATTATCATCCTTGATGAGGTTAGATATTTCTTCCAATCTTTTAAATGGAAGTATTCCAGAATCTCTAGGGAGTCTCTCCAAATTAGAAAGAGTGGACTTCTCTAACAATTCCTTTGAAGGCACCATTTCAAAAGTTCACTTTGCAAATCTGACAAGACTAGAGTATTTTGCAGCTGGTTTAAACCGGCTGACCTTGAAAATAAGCCACAATTGGATTCCTCCATTTCAACTCCGTCAAATATGCATGAGCTCACGTGATGGGGGACCTCAATTATTTCCTGTGTGGCTTCAAACACAGAACAAATTGCAATATTTATTCCTATCAAATGCTTCAatatcaggtgtaatcccaacaAATTGGCTCTCCAATATGTCCCGACTTTTATATGTTGATCTATCTCAAAACCAGATCCAAGGCTCGTTACCTCCCATCCCTGCCACAGTAaaatattttgatctttcaaataaTCGCTTGAACGGATCTCTTGCTCCCTCTTTGTGTAACCAAATGGGGGATGAGGAATCCAAATTGTTATCTTTAGCATTATCAAAAAATTTTTTATCTGGAGAAATTCCTGATTGTTGGGTGAATTGGAAAAATTTAAGGGTGTTGCGATTGGACAGCAACAATTTGGTAGGAAAAATACCAAGTTCCATGGGTATTCTAACTTCGCTCGCGTCGCTACACTTGCGCAAGAATAAGCTCTCTGAAAACTTGCCTCCACCATTGAAAAATTGTCATGATTTACAAGTTTTGGATCttagtgaaaataatttttttggaaaaataccATTCTGGATGGGAAAAAGTCTTTCCAACCTTGAGTCCTTGCTCTTCGTTTAA